From a single uncultured Methanobrevibacter sp. genomic region:
- a CDS encoding GMP synthase subunit A, which yields MTIIVINNKGQYNHRIQRSLQYLNIPSKLVSNTTSIEEIEAENPIGLILGGGPSLEGAGNSEEIIKHFDIPILGICLGHQLIAKAYGGEVSTSETESYAQVKINIDNDKNLFEGLAPQMDVWSSHKDEVKSIPEDFEILASSTLCDVESFKHKDKDVYGIQFHPEVHHTPKGEIIFKNFYKICQK from the coding sequence ATGACAATTATAGTGATTAATAACAAAGGCCAATACAACCATAGAATTCAAAGAAGTTTACAGTATCTGAATATTCCATCCAAACTGGTTTCAAACACAACTTCCATTGAAGAGATTGAAGCTGAAAATCCAATAGGATTGATTTTAGGTGGAGGGCCTTCACTTGAAGGAGCTGGAAACAGCGAAGAGATCATAAAACACTTTGACATTCCGATTCTTGGAATCTGTCTTGGACATCAGTTAATCGCAAAAGCTTATGGAGGAGAAGTTTCAACTTCCGAAACTGAAAGTTATGCTCAAGTGAAAATAAATATTGATAATGATAAAAACTTATTTGAAGGTTTAGCACCGCAAATGGATGTCTGGTCATCACACAAAGATGAAGTTAAAAGCATCCCTGAAGATTTTGAAATCCTGGCCAGTTCCACATTATGTGATGTTGAATCCTTTAAACATAAAGACAAGGATGTATATGGAATCCAGTTCCACCCCGAAGTACATCACACTCCAAAAGGAGAAATAATTTTTAAAAACTTTTATAAAATCTGTCAAAAATAA